In the Clostridium gelidum genome, ATTCATTTTTTACCCAATCAATTTAAATTCCTTTATTTAGAAAGCATATACCTTTGGAGTTCCAAATATTATTTCTTCACTAACATTAAGTACTGATGCTATTATTCTTCTATTTCTTTTTCGAGGAATTGCTTTCCCATTTTCCCAATCTGACCAGCATTTTTCAGTTGTGATACACTTATCTGCTGCTTGTTTTATTGTTAGATTTCTGAATTTTCTTAGATACCTTATTCTTTCACAAAATTTGCTATTCATAAACATTTCTTGCAAGTCACATAAAAATTTCTCCATAATATTTTGCCTCCTTAATTTATGTTTTAATTTTTTAATGTTTGATGTAAATATTTACCTTATGTGTATTTTATAATATACTTTTTCTATTTTCCAATCCGTTATTTGCTTAAAATACCTTGATTTAGCTATTTATATTCATTTTTATCACTTTTAATAACTCTTATATATAAAACGACATGAAACATATAGTTCGAGTTAACTTTTCCTAATTTTTTACAATTTTATATGTTAAACTTTTCTTAAGTCCATATATTTATAAGAACAAAACTGGCTACGCCACGCTTTAGTTCTTGATTAATGATGAATGATGAATGATTAATAATGGTTGGTGAAATTCCTCTGGAATTTCTTCCTTCATCATTCATCCTTTATCATTCATCATTCATTTTTACTAAAAAATACATGGAGGTGCTCTAATAATGGATTTCAAAGAAATTGAAAAATTAGTTGTTGCTGCGAAAGCTCAAAATGACCCATCAAAGGAAAAATTAGCAAAAGAATTTACACCATTTATAATAAATCTTTCAAATAAGACCTTTATCAATGGTTATGATACTAAAGATATTCAAAATGAATGTTATAGAATACTTTTTAAATGTGTTTCAGTATATAAGTTGGAAAAACATAGATTTGTTGCTTATGCTACTAATGGAATTAAAAATAGCATCAATGATTTAATAAGAAAAAGCAAAAATAGAAGTTCCTCAGAAGGTTTTGAAGCGTTAACACTTTCTGATAATTTAGAGCATATCTTTCCCTCTACAGATTGTGGCCTAGATGAAATGTTGTGCAATAAAGCAGATTTTGAATTATTAAAAGAAGTTTTTAGTAACTTAAGCAACGAAGAAAAAGAACTGATAGTTTTTGTCTACTTTAAAAATAACTCTTTGCAAACATATGCCT is a window encoding:
- a CDS encoding sigma-70 family RNA polymerase sigma factor, producing MDFKEIEKLVVAAKAQNDPSKEKLAKEFTPFIINLSNKTFINGYDTKDIQNECYRILFKCVSVYKLEKHRFVAYATNGIKNSINDLIRKSKNRSSSEGFEALTLSDNLEHIFPSTDCGLDEMLCNKADFELLKEVFSNLSNEEKELIVFVYFKNNSLQTYAYWKNMCYSTANRKKRTILNKMKQLLS
- a CDS encoding helix-turn-helix transcriptional regulator, with the translated sequence MEKFLCDLQEMFMNSKFCERIRYLRKFRNLTIKQAADKCITTEKCWSDWENGKAIPRKRNRRIIASVLNVSEEIIFGTPKVYAF